In one Melaminivora jejuensis genomic region, the following are encoded:
- a CDS encoding long-chain-fatty-acid--CoA ligase: MKSDPFTQKFGHAHPWIKTYPPGTRWNAPLRTLALPQMLDGAAARWPARCALHFEGRSFSYAELADLSDRMAQGLLRLGIGPGSHVRLYLPNTPHYIISFFAVLKAGATVVNYSPLDAGAALEHKIGDSETDFIVTLDSPALFAKMNGFLGTTRLRGLIVGSVNEFGGASAPQDAHAVAWDAQRLRFADLLKASPAAGAARPQPPALEAVAVLQYTGGTTGHPKGAMLTHANLSSAVSQVWHTLVGAGTLAEGEETFLSVLPLFHIYSLVVNMLFGLSIGAKLILHQRFDLQATLDAIVANKVSVFLGVPTMYVAFTGHPDIGRTDLSSLKFCNSGGAPIAAEVFQKFVRLAQCRLQEGWGMTESCTMATASPGVGAHRAGSCGIPVPGVEVKVISLDQQVEVPLGTHGELCIRGPNVMKGYWNNPEATREAMTADGYLRTGDIGYMTEEGFVYIVDRTKDMIICGGFNVYPRNIEEAIYRHPAVEEVIVIGVPDAYRGQSPKAFVKLKEGSAPLTLEQLRGFLGEYLGKHEMPHALELRAELPKTAVGKLSKKDLYTQELGAA, encoded by the coding sequence TTGAAGTCCGACCCGTTTACACAAAAATTCGGACACGCCCATCCCTGGATCAAGACCTATCCGCCCGGCACCCGTTGGAATGCGCCGCTGCGCACGCTGGCGCTCCCGCAGATGCTGGACGGCGCCGCCGCGCGCTGGCCGGCGCGCTGCGCGCTGCATTTCGAGGGCCGCAGCTTCAGCTACGCCGAACTGGCCGATCTGTCGGACCGCATGGCCCAGGGATTGCTTCGCCTGGGGATAGGGCCCGGCTCCCATGTCAGGCTCTATCTGCCGAACACGCCGCACTACATCATCAGCTTCTTTGCGGTGCTCAAGGCGGGCGCGACGGTGGTGAATTACTCGCCGCTGGACGCCGGCGCTGCGCTGGAGCACAAGATCGGCGACAGCGAAACCGACTTCATCGTGACGCTCGATAGCCCCGCCTTGTTCGCAAAGATGAACGGGTTTCTGGGCACGACGCGGCTGCGCGGCCTGATCGTCGGCTCGGTGAACGAGTTCGGCGGCGCCAGCGCCCCGCAGGACGCGCATGCCGTGGCCTGGGACGCGCAGCGCCTGCGCTTCGCCGACCTGCTCAAGGCCTCGCCTGCCGCCGGGGCCGCACGGCCCCAGCCGCCCGCCCTGGAGGCCGTGGCCGTGCTGCAATACACTGGCGGAACCACCGGCCACCCCAAGGGCGCCATGCTCACGCATGCGAACCTGAGTTCGGCCGTGTCGCAGGTGTGGCACACGCTGGTGGGCGCCGGCACGCTCGCGGAAGGCGAGGAGACGTTTCTGTCGGTCCTGCCGCTGTTCCACATCTATTCGCTGGTCGTGAACATGCTGTTCGGCCTGAGCATCGGCGCCAAGCTGATCCTGCACCAGCGTTTTGACCTGCAGGCGACGCTCGACGCAATCGTGGCCAACAAGGTCAGCGTCTTTCTGGGTGTGCCGACCATGTATGTGGCCTTCACGGGCCATCCGGACATCGGCCGTACAGACCTGTCCTCCCTCAAGTTCTGCAATTCGGGCGGCGCGCCCATCGCTGCCGAGGTGTTCCAGAAATTCGTGCGCCTGGCGCAGTGCCGGCTGCAGGAAGGCTGGGGCATGACCGAATCCTGCACCATGGCCACGGCCTCGCCCGGCGTCGGTGCGCACCGTGCGGGCTCCTGCGGCATTCCTGTGCCGGGCGTCGAGGTCAAGGTGATCAGCCTGGACCAGCAGGTCGAGGTGCCGCTGGGTACGCACGGCGAGTTGTGCATTCGCGGCCCCAATGTCATGAAGGGCTACTGGAACAACCCCGAGGCGACGCGCGAGGCGATGACCGCCGACGGCTATCTGCGCACCGGCGACATCGGCTACATGACGGAGGAAGGCTTCGTCTACATCGTCGACCGCACCAAGGACATGATAATCTGCGGCGGCTTCAACGTCTACCCGCGCAACATTGAGGAAGCCATCTACCGCCACCCCGCCGTGGAAGAGGTGATCGTGATCGGTGTGCCCGATGCCTATCGCGGCCAGTCGCCCAAGGCCTTCGTCAAGCTCAAGGAGGGCAGCGCGCCGCTCACGCTCGAGCAGCTGCGCGGCTTTCTTGGCGAGTACCTGGGCAAGCACGAGATGCCGCACGCCCTGGAGCTGCGCGCCGAGCTGCCCAAGACGGCCGTTGGCAAGCTCTCGAAGAAGGATTTGTACACCCAGGAGCTCGGCGCTGCCTGA
- a CDS encoding IS256 family transposase, with protein MNTKKHDVPEELLSGLLANYKKPEDLIGENGLLKQLTKLLVERALDAELTEHLGHERNEAVANPAGNTRNGKSKKTLKGEFGELPIEVPRDRHGSFEPQLIPKHQTRWAGFDDKIISLYARGMTVREIQAHLEEMYGTEVSPSLISSVTDAVADEVKAWQARPLEPIYPIVYLDCIHVKVREGAVRVKAVYLAIGITMTGEKEVLGLWLAQTEGAKFWLQVVTELRNRGVQDIFIACVDGLKGFPDAIEAVFPKAVVQLCIVHMVRHSLNYVSCKRRKEVAADLRRIYTAATAEEAELMLAEFEARWDAEYLPIGQSWRRNWSRLTPFFDYPPEIRKVIYTTNAIESVNMSLRKLTKNRGSFPSDEALTKLFYLALRNISQKWNMPIRDWKAALTRFTIQFGDRISVN; from the coding sequence ATGAACACCAAGAAACACGACGTACCCGAAGAACTGCTCTCTGGCCTGCTGGCCAACTACAAGAAGCCCGAAGACCTCATCGGCGAGAACGGACTGCTCAAGCAGTTGACCAAGCTGCTGGTCGAGCGAGCTTTGGACGCTGAGCTGACTGAGCACCTGGGCCATGAACGCAACGAGGCGGTGGCCAACCCCGCTGGCAACACCCGCAACGGCAAGAGCAAGAAGACCCTCAAGGGCGAGTTCGGCGAATTGCCCATCGAAGTGCCACGCGACCGCCATGGCAGCTTCGAGCCTCAGCTCATCCCCAAGCACCAGACCCGCTGGGCCGGCTTCGACGACAAAATCATCTCGCTGTACGCCCGTGGCATGACGGTGCGCGAGATACAGGCCCATCTCGAAGAGATGTATGGCACCGAGGTCTCACCCAGCTTGATTTCCTCGGTGACCGATGCCGTGGCCGATGAGGTCAAGGCCTGGCAGGCCAGACCGCTGGAGCCGATTTACCCCATCGTCTATCTGGACTGCATCCACGTGAAGGTGCGCGAGGGCGCGGTGCGGGTCAAGGCGGTGTACCTGGCCATCGGCATCACCATGACGGGCGAGAAGGAGGTGCTGGGTCTGTGGCTGGCGCAGACCGAGGGTGCCAAGTTCTGGCTGCAGGTTGTGACCGAACTGCGCAACCGGGGCGTGCAGGACATCTTCATTGCCTGTGTCGATGGGCTCAAGGGCTTCCCGGACGCCATTGAGGCGGTGTTCCCCAAGGCGGTGGTGCAACTGTGCATCGTTCACATGGTGCGCCACAGCCTGAACTACGTCTCATGCAAGCGCCGCAAGGAAGTGGCTGCCGACCTGCGCCGCATCTACACGGCCGCCACCGCCGAAGAGGCCGAGCTGATGCTCGCAGAGTTCGAGGCCCGATGGGATGCCGAGTACCTGCCCATCGGCCAGTCATGGCGCAGGAACTGGAGTCGCTTGACCCCGTTCTTTGACTACCCGCCGGAAATCCGCAAGGTCATCTACACCACCAACGCCATCGAGTCGGTCAACATGAGCCTGAGGAAGCTGACCAAGAACCGGGGCTCGTTCCCCAGCGACGAGGCGCTGACCAAGCTGTTCTACCTGGCGCTGCGCAACATCAGCCAGAAGTGGAACATGCCCATCCGCGATTGGAAGGCCGCGCTGACCCGCTTTACCATTCAGTTCGGAGACCGCATCTCCGTCAATTGA
- a CDS encoding LPD23 domain-containing protein, translating to MAANFFDQFDPASAKPEGGGNFFDQFDPGSAKPAPAGGTLSDLGKSLKAGVQRLPGAVAGLADLPIALATGARPFTAAADALGEATGFQPGKWADETKFSAGYEQGRAAVDKAWEEGGAGNIARAYLANPGYTANQVAESLPGMVASGLAGRVLMGAGAVAGRAATAAAPARAAVPGALERAVGERAATAIAAGAGEGAVTAGQQMAEYQGEDAQRGAAGALGAGLGTALIGAGAGRVANAWGLETAETALVRAGRGAGDNVPASAKRRILGGMVSEALLQELPQSAQEQMWSNWAEGKPLMEGVARAGTEGALAGGVMGAGANLRGPRAQQPSPAPDAQPQPDAAPLQLGHTPDPLVVFPDGTVGRRAEVDAYLASLPEDQQTAARAALYGYAAQPAEPTTSPGAADPAAQPERPRTMIEALQAETALGAQAPRDGIDFTREFDHGGLTLQDPAETERARAASIDYEATPIEPQWETAAGAAPERLPGLDMPAREVDVGTLELDTRTPSQRLGIDPAAGPLSRAATQAVDAAPAHPGNAAQLAAPAGGASAYDLGGQAFRSGAARQELAAIPNVATRLQHLRGYDDAARQAGAGSGPGPQAQAPAQGAPMDGLSGLRPEGWRKTMLKAVPVAQALGIDTKGKRLAQVVAEVEALDARAAHEPPAPAASAAPQGAAPETVVGLAGQAQNATESVAATAPMTTAAAPVAATTSPAAPAASTLGDSLASQAQAIQASPQQQEAGNPPPAGRAAAGEAGAVPAAAAQAGGGGVQADGLTPAQPAPAAPAAPAPRGVLAKKAQAEEAARADYFAPGNIVRGYDGSLERVLAYSAPDAEGAWSVRVMPVERSGAQWRDVPERARTHSTAPTARELKDGPVERAPADVQGQEQAPMFSRSASAAQALPEVAQQLKDTERAYGGRAAYDRAKAAGKTKLAYGQWVQVRTPNFKAWFGDWQALAAQQRLDAMEPVRVRVPGEWHGLGHAELREKLALELDRMVREKVEIEHPELGAIRVGRAGAKKSQGAARDPAKSLIVADIKALIPAAIYARSEVARGDGPDIAGYSTLLARVEVAGVPLVASFTVRHQSDGQWYYNAVALHDAKEKAQDSYGRPDQQAGSSVAPIAGLSDFVRRPLARVNPAEVSKVVDPSTGEPLVVYHGTGADFSVFDDKKRGSNTREVDARQGFFLSSSTEIASEYAQEAVADGGANIMPAYVSLQNPLAIDEGGRDYDAARFRDYILQAKEQGHDGVLLRSSGDGMFKNGLTGDTVIALRPEQIKSAIGNNGNFSSSDPDIRRSFAGQQAATADQHALASAQQRLEAGEDAEAVRRDTGWHRGADGKWRFEISDADARLKVGHKGVPVSQLLAGVAQMQAGWYRLADLLDHPALFAAYPDLAAMPVKFMPGSAMGQADGRFNPSNGTLYLHEDLAQRQALSTLLHEVQHGIQNIEGFATGGSPSQFAGVDLAAQAALDRINERLNSGEYDMDEYDALLQQKRDILSRAGTASPRELYRRLAGEVEARNTQARQKLTDEQRSATPPGATADVADTDVIVTFNGQEMASAPMPANAAGFDFDAMRRTVLGEGAAAAPSGATTTQVAGAIRRAYGSLLDKLQAKGLVTLVQSEDEAVEAAAQARAAKTGEALERARASLMASVQSSRSPMKSVEANIRRGREALARALNGKTSVHRAMYRNGLGWVDFVWGDEGGAVKRNGSRPGEKGIAHILEARQRKDGLPEAKALRLLDGLIETIANGAEVRRRELGGSIRAVVGLRNMEAILVKTPGSNAWMLTGWEVKPDATAAANDTSRATHDQADSSDLAVGAGESSVAQGSLDIKRSAAGAVEGFFDPVSGQSFLVADGLSEATAPGTLMHEVGIHMAADGTLAPLFERAQALVQEGGSDFLRRVKARMESAGEASAEEAAAYIVTEYENARALAPTSVRQWVRSREGVQKFV from the coding sequence ATGGCTGCCAACTTCTTCGACCAGTTCGACCCCGCCAGCGCGAAGCCCGAGGGCGGCGGGAATTTCTTCGACCAGTTCGACCCAGGATCGGCCAAGCCGGCACCCGCCGGCGGCACCCTCTCCGATCTGGGCAAATCCCTCAAGGCCGGCGTGCAGCGCCTGCCTGGCGCCGTCGCTGGCCTGGCCGACCTGCCCATTGCCCTGGCCACGGGCGCGCGCCCGTTCACCGCCGCTGCTGACGCGCTGGGCGAGGCCACGGGCTTCCAGCCCGGCAAGTGGGCCGACGAGACGAAGTTCAGCGCCGGCTACGAGCAGGGCCGCGCCGCGGTGGACAAGGCGTGGGAAGAAGGCGGCGCGGGCAACATCGCCCGCGCCTACCTGGCCAACCCCGGCTATACCGCCAACCAGGTGGCCGAGTCCTTGCCCGGCATGGTGGCGAGCGGCCTGGCGGGCCGCGTCCTGATGGGAGCCGGCGCCGTGGCGGGCCGCGCTGCCACGGCTGCGGCGCCAGCGCGTGCTGCCGTGCCTGGCGCGCTGGAGCGCGCCGTGGGCGAGCGCGCCGCCACCGCCATTGCGGCAGGCGCGGGCGAGGGCGCCGTGACCGCCGGCCAGCAAATGGCCGAGTACCAGGGCGAGGACGCGCAGCGCGGCGCTGCGGGCGCGCTGGGCGCGGGCCTGGGCACGGCGCTGATTGGCGCTGGCGCAGGCCGGGTGGCGAATGCCTGGGGCTTGGAGACGGCTGAGACCGCCCTGGTGCGCGCCGGGCGCGGCGCTGGCGACAACGTGCCGGCATCGGCCAAGCGCCGCATCCTGGGCGGCATGGTGTCTGAGGCGCTACTGCAGGAGCTGCCGCAGTCCGCGCAGGAGCAGATGTGGAGCAACTGGGCCGAGGGCAAGCCGCTGATGGAGGGCGTGGCGCGCGCCGGTACTGAAGGCGCCCTGGCTGGCGGCGTGATGGGCGCTGGCGCCAACTTGCGCGGCCCGCGCGCGCAGCAGCCGAGCCCTGCGCCGGATGCCCAGCCGCAGCCGGATGCCGCGCCGCTGCAACTGGGCCACACGCCCGACCCGCTGGTCGTGTTCCCGGACGGCACGGTAGGCCGGCGCGCCGAGGTGGATGCCTACCTGGCCAGCCTGCCCGAGGATCAGCAGACCGCCGCGCGCGCGGCGTTGTATGGCTATGCGGCGCAGCCGGCTGAGCCAACCACTTCACCCGGCGCTGCTGATCCGGCAGCGCAGCCCGAGCGCCCGCGCACCATGATCGAGGCGCTGCAGGCCGAGACTGCCCTGGGCGCACAGGCGCCGCGCGACGGCATCGACTTCACGCGCGAGTTCGACCATGGCGGCCTGACCCTGCAAGATCCGGCTGAGACCGAGCGCGCGCGCGCCGCCAGCATCGACTACGAAGCCACCCCCATCGAGCCGCAGTGGGAGACCGCCGCTGGCGCTGCACCTGAGCGACTGCCGGGCCTGGACATGCCCGCGCGCGAGGTCGATGTGGGCACGCTGGAGCTGGATACGCGCACGCCGTCGCAGCGTCTGGGCATCGACCCGGCTGCCGGGCCGCTGTCGCGTGCGGCAACGCAGGCGGTGGACGCCGCGCCGGCGCACCCGGGCAACGCTGCCCAATTGGCGGCGCCCGCTGGCGGGGCGAGTGCCTACGACCTGGGGGGGCAGGCGTTTCGCAGTGGCGCCGCCCGCCAGGAGCTGGCTGCCATCCCCAATGTCGCCACCCGGCTGCAGCACCTGCGCGGCTACGACGACGCCGCGCGCCAGGCGGGTGCAGGCTCTGGCCCTGGCCCGCAGGCGCAGGCGCCGGCGCAGGGCGCGCCCATGGATGGGCTGAGCGGCCTGCGCCCCGAGGGCTGGCGCAAGACCATGCTCAAGGCCGTGCCGGTGGCCCAGGCTTTGGGCATCGACACGAAGGGCAAGCGCCTGGCGCAAGTGGTGGCCGAGGTCGAGGCGCTCGATGCGCGCGCCGCCCATGAGCCGCCGGCGCCAGCGGCCAGCGCTGCGCCCCAAGGGGCAGCGCCAGAAACGGTCGTTGGTCTTGCTGGGCAAGCGCAGAATGCTACAGAAAGTGTAGCTGCAACTGCGCCAATGACCACTGCCGCAGCACCCGTTGCTGCGACGACTTCCCCCGCCGCGCCTGCGGCATCCACCCTAGGAGACAGCCTTGCCAGCCAAGCCCAAGCCATCCAAGCAAGCCCGCAACAGCAAGAAGCAGGCAATCCGCCGCCTGCTGGCCGAGCAGCAGCAGGAGAAGCGGGCGCAGTACCTGCTGCCGCCGCGCAGGCTGGAGGAGGTGGCGTACAAGCGGATGGGCTGACGCCAGCGCAACCCGCCCCTGCTGCGCCAGCCGCCCCCGCCCCGCGCGGCGTGCTGGCCAAAAAGGCGCAGGCCGAGGAGGCCGCGCGCGCCGACTACTTCGCGCCGGGCAACATCGTGCGCGGCTACGACGGCTCGCTCGAACGTGTGCTGGCCTACAGCGCGCCGGATGCCGAAGGCGCCTGGTCGGTGCGCGTCATGCCGGTGGAGCGCTCCGGCGCCCAGTGGCGCGATGTGCCCGAGCGCGCACGCACGCACTCGACTGCGCCGACGGCGCGCGAACTCAAGGACGGGCCGGTCGAGCGTGCGCCGGCTGACGTGCAGGGCCAGGAGCAGGCGCCGATGTTCAGCCGCAGCGCTTCTGCGGCGCAGGCGCTGCCTGAGGTGGCGCAGCAGCTCAAGGACACCGAGCGCGCCTACGGCGGGCGCGCAGCCTACGACCGCGCCAAGGCTGCCGGCAAGACGAAGCTGGCCTATGGGCAGTGGGTGCAGGTGAGGACGCCGAATTTCAAGGCGTGGTTTGGCGACTGGCAGGCGCTGGCCGCGCAGCAGCGGCTGGATGCGATGGAGCCCGTCCGGGTGCGCGTGCCGGGTGAGTGGCATGGGCTCGGTCACGCAGAGCTGCGCGAGAAGCTGGCACTGGAGCTAGACCGCATGGTGCGCGAGAAGGTGGAGATTGAGCACCCGGAGCTGGGCGCCATTCGTGTGGGGCGCGCAGGGGCCAAAAAATCCCAGGGCGCGGCGCGTGACCCGGCGAAATCGTTGATCGTCGCGGACATCAAGGCACTGATTCCGGCGGCCATCTATGCCCGCTCCGAGGTGGCACGCGGCGACGGCCCGGACATTGCCGGTTACTCGACGCTGCTGGCCCGCGTAGAGGTGGCCGGTGTGCCATTGGTGGCCTCGTTCACGGTGCGCCACCAGTCGGACGGCCAGTGGTACTACAACGCGGTTGCGCTGCACGACGCCAAAGAAAAAGCCCAGGATTCCTATGGGCGTCCTGACCAGCAAGCCGGTTCAAGTGTCGCCCCTATCGCTGGGCTTTCCGACTTTGTACGCCGCCCGCTGGCGCGTGTCAACCCTGCCGAGGTCTCCAAGGTGGTCGATCCGAGCACCGGCGAGCCGTTGGTGGTGTATCACGGCACTGGTGCCGACTTCTCGGTGTTCGATGACAAAAAGCGCGGCTCCAACACCCGCGAGGTGGATGCTCGCCAAGGTTTTTTCCTGTCATCCTCGACTGAAATCGCCAGCGAGTATGCCCAGGAGGCTGTTGCAGATGGCGGGGCCAACATCATGCCCGCCTACGTGTCGCTGCAGAACCCCCTGGCCATCGACGAGGGTGGGCGTGACTACGATGCAGCCCGCTTTCGTGACTACATCCTGCAGGCCAAAGAGCAAGGCCACGACGGTGTGCTCCTGCGCAGCAGCGGCGATGGCATGTTCAAGAACGGCCTCACGGGCGATACCGTGATTGCCTTGCGGCCTGAGCAAATCAAGAGCGCCATCGGCAACAACGGCAACTTCAGCTCCAGCGACCCCGACATCCGGCGCAGCTTCGCCGGCCAGCAGGCCGCCACTGCCGACCAGCACGCGCTGGCATCGGCCCAGCAGCGCCTGGAGGCGGGCGAGGATGCCGAGGCCGTGCGGCGTGACACCGGCTGGCATCGTGGCGCCGATGGCAAGTGGCGCTTTGAGATCAGCGATGCGGATGCGCGGCTGAAGGTAGGCCACAAGGGCGTGCCTGTGTCGCAACTGCTGGCCGGTGTTGCGCAGATGCAGGCAGGCTGGTATCGACTGGCCGATTTGCTGGATCATCCGGCGCTGTTTGCCGCCTATCCCGACCTGGCGGCAATGCCCGTCAAGTTCATGCCCGGCTCGGCGATGGGTCAGGCAGATGGGAGATTCAACCCGTCCAATGGGACGCTTTATTTGCACGAGGACTTGGCGCAGCGGCAAGCGCTATCGACCTTGCTGCACGAGGTGCAGCACGGCATCCAGAACATCGAGGGCTTTGCCACGGGCGGCTCGCCGTCGCAGTTTGCGGGCGTTGATTTGGCGGCGCAGGCCGCGCTTGACCGGATCAATGAGCGGCTCAACAGCGGCGAGTACGACATGGACGAGTATGACGCGTTGCTGCAGCAAAAGCGTGACATTCTGAGCAGGGCAGGTACTGCGTCCCCGCGTGAGCTGTATCGCCGCCTGGCCGGCGAGGTCGAGGCCCGCAACACCCAGGCCCGCCAGAAGCTGACCGACGAACAGCGCAGCGCCACGCCGCCCGGCGCCACTGCCGACGTGGCCGATACCGACGTGATCGTCACATTCAACGGCCAGGAGATGGCCAGCGCGCCGATGCCGGCCAATGCCGCCGGCTTCGACTTTGACGCCATGCGCCGCACCGTACTGGGAGAGGGCGCTGCTGCAGCGCCGAGCGGCGCCACCACCACGCAGGTGGCCGGCGCCATCCGCCGCGCCTACGGCAGCTTGCTGGACAAGCTGCAGGCCAAGGGTCTGGTGACGCTGGTGCAGTCCGAGGATGAGGCGGTGGAGGCCGCAGCGCAGGCGCGCGCAGCCAAGACGGGCGAGGCGCTGGAGCGCGCGCGGGCCAGTCTGATGGCCAGTGTCCAGAGCAGCCGCTCGCCTATGAAGTCGGTGGAGGCCAACATCCGCCGTGGCCGCGAGGCCCTGGCGCGGGCGCTCAACGGCAAGACCAGCGTGCATCGGGCCATGTACCGCAACGGCCTGGGGTGGGTGGATTTTGTGTGGGGCGATGAGGGGGGCGCTGTCAAAAGAAACGGCTCGCGCCCTGGCGAGAAGGGGATCGCACACATCCTGGAAGCGAGGCAGCGCAAGGACGGGTTGCCCGAAGCGAAGGCGCTCAGGCTGCTCGATGGTCTGATAGAAACCATTGCGAACGGCGCTGAGGTGCGCCGGCGCGAATTGGGCGGCTCCATCCGCGCGGTCGTCGGACTGCGCAACATGGAGGCCATCCTCGTAAAAACCCCCGGCAGCAACGCATGGATGCTGACGGGGTGGGAAGTGAAGCCCGATGCAACGGCGGCGGCCAATGACACCAGCCGCGCTACGCACGACCAGGCTGACTCTAGCGACCTGGCGGTGGGGGCGGGCGAGTCCAGTGTGGCACAAGGCAGCCTGGACATCAAGCGCAGCGCCGCTGGCGCCGTCGAGGGCTTCTTCGACCCGGTATCGGGCCAGTCCTTTCTGGTGGCCGATGGCTTGAGCGAGGCCACGGCGCCGGGCACGCTGATGCACGAGGTCGGCATCCACATGGCGGCTGACGGCACGCTGGCGCCCTTGTTCGAGCGCGCTCAGGCGCTGGTGCAAGAGGGGGGCAGCGACTTCCTGCGCCGGGTCAAGGCCCGCATGGAATCCGCCGGCGAGGCCAGCGCCGAGGAGGCTGCCGCCTACATCGTCACCGAGTACGAGAACGCACGGGCGCTGGCGCCGACTTCGGTGCGCCAGTGGGTGCGCTCAAGGGAGGGTGTGCAGAAATTTGTGTAA
- a CDS encoding DUF736 domain-containing protein, translating into MANIGTFTAEKDGFTGTLRTLTLNVKVKLVANAKGENESAPDFRLQAAGHDIGAGWKKTSEAGRPYVSVSLDDPSFPATVYARLIENEDGTHDLIWSRSKPKAA; encoded by the coding sequence ATGGCAAACATCGGCACCTTCACCGCAGAGAAAGACGGCTTCACCGGCACGCTTCGCACCCTGACCCTCAACGTCAAGGTCAAGCTGGTTGCCAACGCCAAGGGCGAGAACGAAAGCGCCCCCGACTTCCGCCTTCAGGCGGCCGGCCACGACATCGGCGCGGGGTGGAAGAAGACCAGCGAAGCCGGGCGGCCCTACGTGTCCGTATCCCTCGACGATCCTTCGTTCCCGGCAACCGTCTATGCCCGCCTGATCGAGAACGAGGACGGTACGCACGACCTGATCTGGTCGCGCAGCAAGCCCAAGGCGGCCTGA
- a CDS encoding helix-turn-helix domain-containing protein → MAAAYSLAKALKTVRKARGLSQEAFSDVSSRTYMSTLERDLKSPTLHKLTELCEVMEVHPLTLLTLAYAGNDTHKADELLAQVRQEFETVLKKHDAP, encoded by the coding sequence GTGGCGGCAGCGTACTCGTTGGCGAAGGCATTGAAGACGGTCAGGAAAGCGCGAGGCTTGAGCCAGGAAGCGTTCTCCGACGTGTCCAGCCGCACCTATATGAGTACGTTGGAGCGCGATCTGAAAAGCCCCACCCTGCACAAGCTGACCGAACTGTGCGAGGTCATGGAAGTGCATCCGCTCACGCTGTTGACCCTGGCCTACGCTGGCAACGACACGCACAAGGCCGACGAACTGCTGGCGCAGGTGCGCCAAGAATTCGAGACCGTGCTGAAAAAGCACGACGCGCCGTGA
- a CDS encoding DUF2958 domain-containing protein has product MNPLITDADRAHLLAKGEARTTDPLPVVRLFTPDAHATWLLVSLDPTDGDTAHGLIDLGIGMPALGTVKLSDLAAIVGPRQQPVRREAPRRFVWNLTGTTHGGSPCHCQAQPS; this is encoded by the coding sequence ATGAACCCGCTCATCACTGACGCAGACCGCGCGCACCTGCTCGCCAAGGGCGAGGCGCGCACCACCGATCCGCTGCCGGTCGTGCGCCTGTTCACCCCGGACGCGCATGCGACGTGGCTGCTGGTGTCGCTCGATCCCACTGACGGCGATACTGCCCACGGCCTGATCGACTTGGGGATTGGCATGCCAGCACTGGGTACGGTGAAGCTGTCAGACCTGGCCGCTATCGTCGGGCCGCGCCAGCAGCCCGTGAGGCGGGAGGCTCCTCGTCGATTCGTGTGGAATCTGACAGGCACTACACATGGCGGTAGCCCGTGTCATTGCCAGGCTCAGCCATCTTGA
- a CDS encoding helix-turn-helix domain-containing protein has product MTSKLIESLRGDLAALHDAGAIGKVTMREFDAICPPPVREFSAADIKHLREELKFSQPVFALHLHTTASTVRKWEQGDTHPAGPALKLLNIIADKGLQAII; this is encoded by the coding sequence GTGACGAGCAAGCTCATTGAATCCCTGCGCGGCGACTTGGCTGCGCTGCATGACGCTGGCGCAATCGGCAAGGTAACGATGCGCGAGTTCGATGCCATCTGCCCGCCGCCAGTGCGGGAGTTCAGTGCTGCCGACATCAAACACCTGCGCGAAGAACTGAAGTTCAGCCAGCCGGTGTTCGCGCTGCATCTGCACACGACTGCTTCGACGGTGCGCAAATGGGAGCAAGGCGATACCCACCCGGCCGGCCCGGCGCTCAAACTGCTGAACATCATCGCCGACAAGGGCTTGCAAGCCATCATCTAG
- a CDS encoding type II toxin-antitoxin system RelE/ParE family toxin — translation MTVFKRRDFARWQASERLPDAALCKAVQEMEAGLVDADLGGFLYKKRVARPGGGKSGGYRTLLSARIGSSYVFLHGFPKSNKANITQHERKALQFAGKVFLELSAENLAKALESGVLLEVCCDEQAH, via the coding sequence ATGACCGTCTTCAAACGCAGGGACTTTGCACGGTGGCAGGCCAGCGAAAGGCTACCTGACGCCGCTTTGTGCAAAGCAGTCCAGGAGATGGAGGCCGGTCTGGTTGATGCTGACCTGGGCGGCTTTCTCTACAAGAAGCGGGTAGCGCGCCCTGGTGGCGGCAAAAGCGGCGGCTATCGGACGCTGCTGTCGGCACGGATCGGCAGCAGCTATGTGTTCCTGCATGGGTTCCCCAAGAGCAACAAGGCGAATATCACTCAGCACGAAAGGAAGGCGTTGCAGTTCGCTGGCAAGGTGTTTCTGGAACTGTCGGCAGAGAACTTGGCGAAAGCGCTGGAGTCCGGCGTTCTACTGGAGGTGTGTTGTGACGAGCAAGCTCATTGA